In one Methanobrevibacter arboriphilus genomic region, the following are encoded:
- a CDS encoding nitroreductase family protein: MKDVFDVINGRRSVRSYKKEQLKDEEIEKIINAGLMAPTARGEEPWHFTVIQDQKLLKEMNDIGIKNMASSGDKFLESIANSGKNILHNAPTVIIISGNESASDIKADCSAAIENILLAAEGLDIGSCWIGLIKAYFQDPESSTKLKIPNGYVPLYGVTLGYKNAEKQGNPNRNENVVNWIR; encoded by the coding sequence ATGAAGGATGTTTTTGATGTAATTAATGGTCGTAGAAGTGTAAGATCTTATAAAAAAGAGCAATTAAAAGATGAAGAAATTGAAAAAATAATTAATGCAGGACTTATGGCTCCTACTGCAAGAGGTGAAGAACCTTGGCATTTTACAGTTATTCAAGATCAGAAACTCCTTAAAGAGATGAATGATATTGGGATTAAGAATATGGCTTCGTCTGGTGACAAGTTTTTAGAATCAATAGCTAATAGCGGAAAAAATATACTTCATAATGCTCCCACAGTTATCATAATCTCAGGAAACGAATCTGCTAGTGATATTAAGGCAGATTGTAGTGCAGCTATTGAAAATATTCTTCTTGCAGCTGAAGGATTAGATATTGGATCTTGCTGGATAGGTTTAATTAAAGCATATTTCCAAGACCCAGAAAGTTCAACTAAACTTAAAATTCCTAATGGATATGTTCCATTGTATGGTGTTACTTTAGGATATAAAAATGCAGAAAAACAAGGAAATCCAAATAGAAATGAAAATGTTGTAAATTGGATTAGATAA
- a CDS encoding mRNA surveillance protein pelota has protein sequence MRITYQDTKKGVIDLVPETLDDLWHISHIIEVGDIVSSKTTRRIQDTTGDKLRSDRGIKKTFFIGIEVESVSFHLFTGKLRTTGSIVMGPEDFVPLGSHHTIEVKLNHPIKIKKDHWSKYILNRIKQSIEASKKLSAIIISIEDDTADFGLVRQFGIEYYGPIIGNISGKRVIDKNRGKNLDDFYKRICDSLLKFDNIQNIIISGPGFTKNSFYDFLENKYPDLAKISIVENTGSGGRVGIHEILKKGLVEKLNSENRVAKEIAAINSLLEEIAKSRGNVAYGKRETIDAVNAGAVKDLLVLDKFVRIEELERVMELVENMGGNVMVVSSEHDGGKQLESLGGIAALLRYPIK, from the coding sequence ATGAGAATAACATACCAAGATACAAAAAAAGGAGTTATTGACTTAGTTCCAGAAACTCTTGATGATCTTTGGCATATTTCACATATAATAGAAGTTGGAGATATTGTTTCTTCTAAAACAACTCGTAGAATACAAGATACTACTGGAGATAAATTGAGAAGTGATAGAGGAATCAAAAAAACATTTTTCATTGGAATTGAGGTAGAATCAGTTAGTTTTCACTTATTCACTGGCAAATTAAGAACTACTGGTTCTATAGTTATGGGGCCAGAGGATTTTGTTCCTCTTGGTTCTCATCATACTATAGAAGTTAAACTAAATCATCCAATTAAGATAAAAAAAGATCATTGGTCTAAATATATTTTGAATAGGATAAAACAATCTATTGAAGCATCTAAAAAACTTTCAGCAATAATAATTTCTATTGAAGATGACACAGCTGATTTTGGTTTAGTTCGTCAATTTGGAATTGAATATTATGGTCCTATTATAGGAAACATTTCTGGAAAGAGAGTCATTGATAAGAATAGGGGTAAAAATCTTGATGATTTTTATAAAAGAATATGTGACTCTTTATTAAAATTTGATAATATTCAAAATATAATTATTTCAGGTCCTGGTTTTACAAAAAATAGTTTTTATGATTTTTTAGAAAATAAATATCCTGATTTAGCTAAAATTTCGATTGTTGAGAATACTGGTTCAGGTGGAAGAGTAGGAATCCATGAAATCTTGAAAAAAGGTTTGGTTGAAAAATTAAATTCTGAAAATAGAGTTGCTAAAGAAATTGCTGCTATAAACAGTTTATTGGAGGAAATAGCTAAATCTAGAGGTAATGTTGCTTATGGTAAGCGAGAAACTATTGATGCTGTTAATGCTGGAGCTGTTAAAGATTTGTTAGTTCTAGATAAATTTGTTAGGATTGAAGAGTTAGAAAGAGTAATGGAATTAGTTGAAAATATGGGAGGTAATGTTATGGTAGTAAGTAGTGAACATGACGGTGGAAAACAGCTAGAATCACTAGGTGGAATTGCTGCATTATTAAGATACCCTATAAAATGA
- a CDS encoding prephenate dehydrogenase — protein sequence MKIGIIGGTRGLGKTLASILSKEGFDITITGRDTVTGNQVSEDLKVEYSNDNKKVASSSDIIIISVPISTTSKVIKEIAKSVTPGSLVVDVTSVKVEPSNLMKNLLNNDVEFIPTHPVFGPRTTNLEGQVVVLTPISQKQKEEKWYPKVLKFLKDRKVRIIEASPEEHDNMMAVVQVLTHFSYISTASAIKKLGINIKDTRKFASPIYNLMVDMISRIVSQNPFLTYSIQLENQNGEKVRQTFADSVLELKKVLTNHDKDNFVKIAIEATKNLDDIQSALGRSDKAIDSQNHELTILKNSIGKEIALQHIYSEEVHIGVLNQVNPDFIILDTGKNQKKLKIANIKILDKYDFLDWKIKTQTTKTNSISCIFPKNSNAEVIKNTIKNCVDDIISIKVTDIYTGHQISEGNISFTFEIVAFDKSTFKSVKNVLEGFGGIIR from the coding sequence ATGAAAATTGGAATTATTGGAGGAACAAGAGGTCTTGGAAAGACCCTTGCAAGTATATTAAGCAAAGAAGGGTTTGATATAACAATCACAGGACGAGATACTGTTACTGGAAATCAAGTTAGTGAAGATCTAAAAGTTGAATACTCAAATGATAATAAAAAAGTAGCATCTTCATCAGATATTATTATAATATCGGTACCAATATCAACAACGAGCAAAGTGATTAAAGAAATAGCTAAATCAGTTACTCCTGGGTCTTTAGTTGTTGATGTGACTTCTGTTAAAGTTGAACCTAGTAATTTAATGAAAAATCTTTTAAATAATGATGTTGAATTCATACCAACACATCCTGTTTTTGGACCGAGAACAACTAATTTAGAGGGACAAGTAGTTGTTTTAACACCTATATCTCAAAAACAAAAAGAAGAAAAATGGTATCCGAAAGTTTTAAAGTTTTTAAAGGATAGAAAAGTTAGGATAATTGAAGCAAGCCCAGAAGAACACGATAATATGATGGCTGTTGTTCAAGTTTTAACTCATTTTTCATATATTTCAACAGCTTCAGCAATTAAAAAACTTGGAATTAATATAAAAGATACAAGAAAGTTTGCAAGTCCTATTTACAATCTTATGGTTGATATGATATCAAGAATAGTTTCACAAAATCCATTTCTTACTTATTCAATACAATTAGAAAATCAAAATGGGGAAAAAGTAAGGCAAACCTTTGCTGATTCAGTATTAGAGCTGAAAAAAGTCCTTACTAATCATGATAAAGATAACTTTGTAAAAATAGCAATCGAAGCTACAAAAAACTTAGATGACATACAATCTGCACTTGGAAGAAGTGATAAAGCTATTGATTCTCAAAATCATGAGCTAACTATTCTTAAAAATTCAATTGGTAAAGAGATAGCTCTGCAACATATATATTCTGAAGAAGTCCATATAGGTGTTCTAAATCAAGTTAATCCTGATTTTATAATATTAGATACTGGAAAAAATCAGAAAAAACTTAAAATAGCTAATATTAAAATCTTAGATAAGTATGATTTTCTAGATTGGAAAATTAAAACCCAAACTACTAAAACAAACTCTATTAGCTGTATATTTCCAAAAAATTCCAATGCAGAGGTTATAAAAAACACCATAAAGAATTGTGTAGATGACATAATTAGTATAAAAGTTACGGATATTTATACTGGGCATCAAATATCTGAAGGAAATATTAGTTTTACATTTGAGATTGTTGCATTTGATAAATCTACTTTTAAATCTGTTAAAAATG